GTATCCGGATCACCGGTGCTTCACGGTAGCTCCGTTGACTTAACTCAACACTTCAGTCAGACGGCGACACAGTTCAGAGATGGATTCTGCCTGCAGACTGGTCGGGTTGATTACCAGCACCCCCAGATGCAGTTTTGCGTGTCCCACGAAGACCGGAGGGGTTCCTTTTCGCAGGTCCTGACAAATGTCTGCTGCGGACCGTTCGCCTGAGACGGCGTCGACGTGGATTTCCAGTACAGGCCATTGTTCAGCAGTTGCCGGTTCCACGAGGTGCGTGGAAACCTTCGTGCTGGACAGTGCATCTGCAATCTGTTCAAGCCAGCGGCGATAATCCTGCAGCTGCGCGTCGTAGTCGCCGGACACAAACAGATCGAGTGCCGTTAACAGTGCCACGATTTCTTCTTTGGATACTTTCAGGCTGCGACCGATGCCGTGGCGGGGAATGCCGGTGGCGTGCGAACGAACGATCAGTTCCTGCGGTGGATCCCACAGTTCCGGATGATCGTCCATGTCGAACATTTGCTGTGCGGCGGCTGAAATAAGTTCCCGCCGACCACACAGGATTCCTGTCGACTGCGGTCCTCGTATTGCCTTGCCGCCACTGAAAGCAACGAGGTCGGCTCCGGTACCTGGAATGTCCGTCAGATTTGATCGTGGAGGCAGCTCGCCTGCCGCGTCAACCAGAACCGGCAGGCCATGGCGACGTGCTGTTGTGACCACATCTTCCAGGGACGGACACGAAGTGTCGGATCGCACATACACGATTCCTGCGGTCTGAGGTGAAATGGCGGCTTCATATTCCCAGGCCTCCGTTCGACGGACGCCGGCGCCGGCCACAATTTCATTAAACCCCACTTCAGTCAAACGAGCTCCCGCAGCCCGAATCGCGTGGTCGTATCCGCTTCGCTGCTCACGAGCAATAATCATTTCGTTGGGGAACCCGTCGCAGTGGGGCAGCTGTTCCATCCGTGCCAGGTGATTTCCCGTCAGAATTGCGGCGGTGCCCAGTGTTAGCGCGCCGGCAGCCCCGGATGTGATCAGTCCGGCTTCCGTCTTTGTCACAGCGGCAATGCGTTGTGAAGCAACCGCCTGCAACTGCTCCAGGGGTACGGTTTCCCGGGCTGCGTTTTCAAAGGCTGCGAGGACCGGTGGCGGCATCGGAGCCCCACCCAGCCGGGTCACGGATCCGCAGGCATTGATGATGGGCTCCACGCCCAGTTGTCGGTAAATACTCATTCCGTATGATTACCACCACAGCGTTGAGGATACAACTGCCGGCCGGATGCGAACACTGACTGATTGCATGTGTGGGCGGATTGAATCTTCTTGATCGTGGTTCATCGACCTGCGATTGTACAACAGTCATAAGACATGCTGTCCGTTCCTGAAAACACTAAGAACCTTTGAAGAACAGGTTGAATCGTGGCATCGAAACCTTCGTCCCCGGACTTTCTGCGCCGCAATATGTTTCTGGGGGCCGGCGCGGCAGTCGCAGGCAGTTCACTGTTTTCTGCCAACGCAGATCAGTCAGACTCGTCTGAGTCCGTTACGGACCGCACCACAACAATTCGCATCAACCAGCTGATTCCACACGTTTTTCGTGATCGGGTCTTTGTGGAGATCGGGACTAATCACGGAATCAGCGGATGGGGTGAAATCAAGGGGGTCGTCCCGTCGGTATCCTCGGCGCTGGCAACATCTATGTTTGAGCTGCTGGACGGTCAGAACCCAACACGGATTGAACATCTGTGGCAGGTGCTGTTCCGGGCTGAACGCAATCAGCGTGGCGGAGCCTTTATGGTGCACTGTATCGCAGGTATCGATATGGCTCTGTGGGATATCACCGGAAAACTTTGGGGGGTACCCGTCCATCGATTGCTTGGAGGACCCACCCGTGATCGCATCGCCGTGTATCCGGCCGCCGGAGCAATCAAACTGGGAAGTGGTCCCAAACCGCACTCGGGAAATCCGGCTGACATCAAAGCACTGGTTCAGCAGGTACGAGACACCCGGGAACGTCTGGGAGACAGTGGTACCATCATGTTTGATGCGCACTGCGCCATTCCACCCGCCATGCTGATTCAGTTTGCCAATGCCATCGAACCCTATGACGTCCTGTTTCTGGAGGAATCTGCCGTTCCCGGCAACATTGAAGTCTTTCGGAGAATTCGGGAGGCAATCAATATCCCTATGGCAGCGGGCGAACGCGACCGGACGATCTGGGGC
This sequence is a window from Fuerstiella sp.. Protein-coding genes within it:
- a CDS encoding aminotransferase class V-fold PLP-dependent enzyme — protein: MSIYRQLGVEPIINACGSVTRLGGAPMPPPVLAAFENAARETVPLEQLQAVASQRIAAVTKTEAGLITSGAAGALTLGTAAILTGNHLARMEQLPHCDGFPNEMIIAREQRSGYDHAIRAAGARLTEVGFNEIVAGAGVRRTEAWEYEAAISPQTAGIVYVRSDTSCPSLEDVVTTARRHGLPVLVDAAGELPPRSNLTDIPGTGADLVAFSGGKAIRGPQSTGILCGRRELISAAAQQMFDMDDHPELWDPPQELIVRSHATGIPRHGIGRSLKVSKEEIVALLTALDLFVSGDYDAQLQDYRRWLEQIADALSSTKVSTHLVEPATAEQWPVLEIHVDAVSGERSAADICQDLRKGTPPVFVGHAKLHLGVLVINPTSLQAESISELCRRLTEVLS
- a CDS encoding mandelate racemase/muconate lactonizing enzyme family protein → MASKPSSPDFLRRNMFLGAGAAVAGSSLFSANADQSDSSESVTDRTTTIRINQLIPHVFRDRVFVEIGTNHGISGWGEIKGVVPSVSSALATSMFELLDGQNPTRIEHLWQVLFRAERNQRGGAFMVHCIAGIDMALWDITGKLWGVPVHRLLGGPTRDRIAVYPAAGAIKLGSGPKPHSGNPADIKALVQQVRDTRERLGDSGTIMFDAHCAIPPAMLIQFANAIEPYDVLFLEESAVPGNIEVFRRIREAINIPMAAGERDRTIWGILPYLTEGVLDIVQPDCGYTGGITQMKKIAALAEAYTVPLAPHCTQSYLGMTASFHVAASVPHLLIHESYDDRMFDRFIHRKWSKQDGYASIPDGPGLGITIDVAEMQKLAADPSYKYEWRGPRYLPDGSVSDY